A part of Branchiostoma floridae strain S238N-H82 unplaced genomic scaffold, Bfl_VNyyK Sc7u5tJ_517, whole genome shotgun sequence genomic DNA contains:
- the LOC118408931 gene encoding ADP-ribosylation factor 6, whose product MGKWLSKIFGNKEMRILMLGLDAAGKTTILYKLKLGQSVTTIPTVGFNVETVTYKNVKFNVWDVGGQDKIRPLWRHYYTGTQGLIFVVDCADRDRIDEARQELHRIINDREMRDAVILIFANKQDLPDAMKPHEIQEKLGLTRVRDRNWYVQPSCATTGDGLYEGLTWLSSNTNKS is encoded by the coding sequence ATGGGGAAGTGGCTGTCAAAGATCTTCGGGAACAAGGAGATGCGTATTCTCATGCTGGGACTGGACGCAGCAGGGAAAACCACGATCCTCTACAAGCTGAAGCTCGGACAGTCTGTGACTACCATACCCACAGTGGGCTTCAACGTCGAGACAGTCACCTACAAGAACGTCAAGTTCAACGTTTGGGACGTGGGAGGGCAGGACAAGATTCGACCGCTCTGGAGGCACTATTACACGGGAACCCAGGGGCTTATCTTTGTGGTAGACTGCGCCGATCGCGACCGTATCGACGAGGCGCGGCAGGAGCTGCACCGGATCATCAACGATCGGGAGATGCGGGACGCCGTCATTCTCATCTTCGCCAACAAGCAGGATCTGCCCGATGCCATGAAACCGCACGAGATACAGGAGAAGCTCGGGCTAACTCGCGTGCGCGATCGAAATTGGTACGTGCAACCATCGTGTGCAACGACAGGCGACGGACTGTACGAGGGACTCACATGGCTGTCCTCCAACACAAATAAGTCCTGA
- the LOC118408930 gene encoding radial spoke head 1 homolog produces MSDIGSEEFEEEAGPYLGEYEGDRNEEGERHGYGKATLPNGDTYEGQYEHGKRHGSGTYRFKNGARYIGEYIKGKKHGQGTFIYPDGSKYEGSWVDDQRHGYGVYFYVNGDTFEGEWQNHQRHGQGTYTYKETGSKYVGTWVNGKPDGAGEMVHLNHRYQGSFMAGHPSGPGKYIFDIGCEQHGEYIAVEQAAGGEEEEEPMMVTIPKWKAGKITPITLRAVQEPEEPAESAEGETAPEEAEGEKPAEQTEGATEEEPAAEEAAAEEGDAEAEEPTEGEGGDEAPAEEPAAEAEEGGEN; encoded by the exons ATGTCTGATATAGGCTCAGAGGAGTTCGAGGAAGAGGCCGGGCCGTATTTGGGAGAGTACGAGGGGGACAGAAACGAGGAGGGCGAGAGGCACGGTTACGGCAAGGCCACCCTCCCCAATGGAGACACATACGAGGGGCAGTACGAACATGGCAAGAGACACGGGTCCGGCACGTACAG ATTTAAGAACGGTGCACGCTACATAGGAGAATACATCAAGGGTAAGAAGCATGGCCAGGGCACCTTCATCTATCCGGACGGCTCCAAGTATGAAGGCAGCTGGGTGGATGATCAACGGCATGGATATGGCGTCTACTTCTACGTAAATGGAGACACTTTTGAAGGGGAGTGGCAAAACCATCAAAGACATGGGCAaggcacatacacatacaaggAAACAGGAAGCAAGTATGTAGGCACGTGGGTGAATGGGAAGCCAGATGGAGCCGGGGAGATGGTCCATCTGAACCATCGCTACCAGGGGAGCTTCATGGCTGGTCATCCATCTGGACCAGGAAAGTACATCTTCGACATCGGCTGTGAACAGCACGGAGAATACATCGCTGTGGAACAG GCTGCTGGAggtgaggaggaggaagagccCATGATGGTGACCATCCCCAAGTGGAAGGCAGGAAAGATCACCCCCATCACACTCAGGGCTGTTCAGGAGCCAGAGGAGCCTGCCGAGTCAGCAGAGGGGGAGACTGCACCAGAGGAAGCTGAAG GAGAGAAGCCAGCTGAACAGACTGAGGGCGCTACAGAGGAAGAGCCAGCAGCAGAGGAGGCAGCTGCAGAGGAGGGTGATGCTGAGGCGGAAGAGCCTactgaaggggaggggggtgatgaGGCCCCTGCAGAGGAGCCAGCAGCTGAGGCAGAGGAGGGTGGGGAGAACTAG
- the LOC118408924 gene encoding meiotic recombination protein REC8 homolog isoform X2, which yields MFYSQDILQKRGGKFGIIWIAATRARDLTRRDYSTVNVTKTCEQILIHFPENSHSVRGGFPRFSLYLTAQLMFGITLVHGKHAEYLYSDAMTLQSKFIPKRPGRRMVPGGTKDIDMRTPARPTEALRLEDPLDLYSPGLVELDPEFGRLNVSEDMIDPAFLPDIKIIHFPEDPPTPEWWPGRSRKSPSPLFPASPSEQDKTQVKDRKDISLPPEDIVPPELPFPVTDLDDDLLPPEKDDILFSPGEEGILPVDLPTHPPPDRTEGEEPATKKKKSEDKKRKERSEPREPEKEKESPADHSPIGEAPSVPEHSSSEDERRTRTRELELPPLNLDDILKTPPRRPTRPGRGLQIDTDTQMSREDVRDNLAHPEHTLAKLVLANPRPPPPTAEQLLNQPCIRLHHPALLRVWQRKIPAARFRNLQKTDSDTTTSPLSPEERDPDPEVPRDETFESESGGKRPRLNVSEESFPDVSRTSDSGSERRPRESLPTKSGTTEPSILYDVPEEPGPIGPAPDIPEPDQPRSPEEPEVSPQQEGHAEGHASDTADVSSKESPVNELCQPVEPGFSPRSPPVKSKLSRDVATRTIAERLDEDDSTTFETLASPEETDRATAARFLYFCLVFHKQQMVQLTQLMPYEDILIERGPRFTAMLSAAGLKH from the exons ATGTTTTACTCACAAGATATCCTCCAGAAAAGAGGCGGGAAATTCGGGATCATCTG GATTGCTGCTACTAGAGCCAGAGACCTAACCCGGAGAGACTACAGCACTGTGAATGTGACCAAGACATG TGAACAAATCCTCATCCACTTCCCCGAGAATTCTCATAGCGTCCGTGGTGGCTTCCCTCGTTTCTCCCTATATCTGACTGCTCAGCTGATGTTCGGAATCACCCTGGTGCACGGGAAACATGCTGAGTATCTGTACA GTGATGCAATGACGCTTCAAAGTAAGTTTATTCCTAAGAGACCAGGGCGTCGTATGGTACCTGGAGGTACCAAGGACATCGATATGAGGACACCGGCCAG ACCAACAGAAGCTCTGAGATTGGAGGACCCTCTGGACTTGTACAGTCCAGGGCTGGTGGAACTGGACCCAGAGTTTGGCCGCCTGAATGTTTCAGAGGACATGATAGACCCGGCCTTCCTGCCAGACATA AAAATCATCCATTTTCCGGAGGACCCCCCGACCCCGGAATGGTGGCCAGGGAGGAGCAGGAAGTCACCATCCCCACTCTTTCCAGCTAGTCCTTCAG AACAGGACAAGACCCAAGTGAAGGACAGAAAAGACATCTCCCTACCACCTGAGGACATTGTTCCACCAGAACTGCCGTTTCCG GTGACAGATTTGGATGATGACCTTCTACCTCCAGAAAAGGATGACATACTGTTCTCACCAGGGGAGGAGGGTATTCTGCCCGTGGACTTGCCAACCCACCCTCCACCAGACAGGACCGAGGGGGAGGAGCCTGCGaccaagaagaagaaatctgaggataagaaaagaaaa GAACGTTCTGAGCCTAGAGAACCAGAAAAAGAGAAGGAGTCGCCAGCTGATCATTCCCCTAT AGGGGAAGCTCCATCAGTCCCTGAACATTCATCCTCAG AAGATGAGAGAAGAACCCGCACCAGAGag CTGGAGCTGCCTCCTCTCAATCTAGACGATATTCTGAAAACTCCCCCCCGCCGCCCCACCCGGCCTGGGCGGGGTCTTCAgatagatacagacacacagatgtCCCGGGAGGATGTCAGGGACAACCTGGCCCATCCCGAGCACACCCTGGCAAAGCTG GTCCTTGCAAACCCCAGACCTCCACCTCCAACAGCAGAGCAACTCCTCAACCAGCCATGTATAA GGTTACATCACCCAGCCTTGCTTCGCGTGTGGCAGCGTAAGATACCTGCTGCACGGTTCCGTAATCTACAGAAGACAG aTAGCGATACGACAACCTCACCATTGTCTCCTGAG GAAAGGGATCCGGATCCAGAAGTACCTAGAGATGAGACCTTTGAGTCAGAGAGTGGTGGCAAACGTCCCCGGTTGAACGTTTCAGAAGAGTCCTTCCCAG ATGTGAGCCGCACGTCTGATAGTGGTTCTGAACGAAGACCAAGAGAAAGCCTCCCAACTAAAAG TGGGACAACTGAGCCGTCAATCCTATATGACGTACCAGAAGAACCTGGACCAATTGGACCAGCACCAG ACATCCCTGAGCCAGACCAACCACGCTCCCCAGAGGAGCCCGAGGTCAGCCCCCAGCAGGAGGGTCACGCGGAGGGTCACGCTAGCGATACGGCTGACGTCAGCAGCAAGGAGTCTCCTGTCAACGAGCTCTGTCAGCCTGTGGAACCAGGCTTCAGCCCTCGGTCTCCTCCGGTCAAATCCAAACTATCCAGGGACGTGGCAACCAG GACCATTGCAGAAAGATTAGATGAGGATGATTCAACAACATTCGAGACCCTGGCTTCTCCTGAGGAGACTGACAGAGCAACAGCTGCTCGTTTCTTATACTTCTGTCTTG TTTTCCACAAACAGCAGATGGTCCAACTGACTCAGTTGATGCCATATGAAGACATTCTCATTGAGAGGGGGCCAAGATTCACAGCAATGCTGTCAGCAGCAGGCTTGAAGCACTGA
- the LOC118408924 gene encoding proteoglycan 4-like isoform X4 gives MCRPTEALRLEDPLDLYSPGLVELDPEFGRLNVSEDMIDPAFLPDIKIIHFPEDPPTPEWWPGRSRKSPSPLFPASPSEQDKTQVKDRKDISLPPEDIVPPELPFPVTDLDDDLLPPEKDDILFSPGEEGILPVDLPTHPPPDRTEGEEPATKKKKSEDKKRKERSEPREPEKEKESPADHSPIDRGEAPSVPEHSSSEDERRTRTRELELPPLNLDDILKTPPRRPTRPGRGLQIDTDTQMSREDVRDNLAHPEHTLAKLVLANPRPPPPTAEQLLNQPCIRLHHPALLRVWQRKIPAARFRNLQKTDSDTTTSPLSPEERDPDPEVPRDETFESESGGKRPRLNVSEESFPDVSRTSDSGSERRPRESLPTKSGTTEPSILYDVPEEPGPIGPAPDIPEPDQPRSPEEPEVSPQQEGHAEGHASDTADVSSKESPVNELCQPVEPGFSPRSPPVKSKLSRDVATRTIAERLDEDDSTTFETLASPEETDRATAARFLYFCLVFHKQQMVQLTQLMPYEDILIERGPRFTAMLSAAGLKH, from the exons ATGTGTAG ACCAACAGAAGCTCTGAGATTGGAGGACCCTCTGGACTTGTACAGTCCAGGGCTGGTGGAACTGGACCCAGAGTTTGGCCGCCTGAATGTTTCAGAGGACATGATAGACCCGGCCTTCCTGCCAGACATA AAAATCATCCATTTTCCGGAGGACCCCCCGACCCCGGAATGGTGGCCAGGGAGGAGCAGGAAGTCACCATCCCCACTCTTTCCAGCTAGTCCTTCAG AACAGGACAAGACCCAAGTGAAGGACAGAAAAGACATCTCCCTACCACCTGAGGACATTGTTCCACCAGAACTGCCGTTTCCG GTGACAGATTTGGATGATGACCTTCTACCTCCAGAAAAGGATGACATACTGTTCTCACCAGGGGAGGAGGGTATTCTGCCCGTGGACTTGCCAACCCACCCTCCACCAGACAGGACCGAGGGGGAGGAGCCTGCGaccaagaagaagaaatctgaggataagaaaagaaaa GAACGTTCTGAGCCTAGAGAACCAGAAAAAGAGAAGGAGTCGCCAGCTGATCATTCCCCTAT TGATAGAGGGGAAGCTCCATCAGTCCCTGAACATTCATCCTCAG AAGATGAGAGAAGAACCCGCACCAGAGag CTGGAGCTGCCTCCTCTCAATCTAGACGATATTCTGAAAACTCCCCCCCGCCGCCCCACCCGGCCTGGGCGGGGTCTTCAgatagatacagacacacagatgtCCCGGGAGGATGTCAGGGACAACCTGGCCCATCCCGAGCACACCCTGGCAAAGCTG GTCCTTGCAAACCCCAGACCTCCACCTCCAACAGCAGAGCAACTCCTCAACCAGCCATGTATAA GGTTACATCACCCAGCCTTGCTTCGCGTGTGGCAGCGTAAGATACCTGCTGCACGGTTCCGTAATCTACAGAAGACAG aTAGCGATACGACAACCTCACCATTGTCTCCTGAG GAAAGGGATCCGGATCCAGAAGTACCTAGAGATGAGACCTTTGAGTCAGAGAGTGGTGGCAAACGTCCCCGGTTGAACGTTTCAGAAGAGTCCTTCCCAG ATGTGAGCCGCACGTCTGATAGTGGTTCTGAACGAAGACCAAGAGAAAGCCTCCCAACTAAAAG TGGGACAACTGAGCCGTCAATCCTATATGACGTACCAGAAGAACCTGGACCAATTGGACCAGCACCAG ACATCCCTGAGCCAGACCAACCACGCTCCCCAGAGGAGCCCGAGGTCAGCCCCCAGCAGGAGGGTCACGCGGAGGGTCACGCTAGCGATACGGCTGACGTCAGCAGCAAGGAGTCTCCTGTCAACGAGCTCTGTCAGCCTGTGGAACCAGGCTTCAGCCCTCGGTCTCCTCCGGTCAAATCCAAACTATCCAGGGACGTGGCAACCAG GACCATTGCAGAAAGATTAGATGAGGATGATTCAACAACATTCGAGACCCTGGCTTCTCCTGAGGAGACTGACAGAGCAACAGCTGCTCGTTTCTTATACTTCTGTCTTG TTTTCCACAAACAGCAGATGGTCCAACTGACTCAGTTGATGCCATATGAAGACATTCTCATTGAGAGGGGGCCAAGATTCACAGCAATGCTGTCAGCAGCAGGCTTGAAGCACTGA
- the LOC118408924 gene encoding meiotic recombination protein REC8 homolog isoform X1, with protein sequence MFYSQDILQKRGGKFGIIWIAATRARDLTRRDYSTVNVTKTCEQILIHFPENSHSVRGGFPRFSLYLTAQLMFGITLVHGKHAEYLYSDAMTLQSKFIPKRPGRRMVPGGTKDIDMRTPARPTEALRLEDPLDLYSPGLVELDPEFGRLNVSEDMIDPAFLPDIKIIHFPEDPPTPEWWPGRSRKSPSPLFPASPSEQDKTQVKDRKDISLPPEDIVPPELPFPVTDLDDDLLPPEKDDILFSPGEEGILPVDLPTHPPPDRTEGEEPATKKKKSEDKKRKERSEPREPEKEKESPADHSPIDRGEAPSVPEHSSSEDERRTRTRELELPPLNLDDILKTPPRRPTRPGRGLQIDTDTQMSREDVRDNLAHPEHTLAKLVLANPRPPPPTAEQLLNQPCIRLHHPALLRVWQRKIPAARFRNLQKTDSDTTTSPLSPEERDPDPEVPRDETFESESGGKRPRLNVSEESFPDVSRTSDSGSERRPRESLPTKSGTTEPSILYDVPEEPGPIGPAPDIPEPDQPRSPEEPEVSPQQEGHAEGHASDTADVSSKESPVNELCQPVEPGFSPRSPPVKSKLSRDVATRTIAERLDEDDSTTFETLASPEETDRATAARFLYFCLVFHKQQMVQLTQLMPYEDILIERGPRFTAMLSAAGLKH encoded by the exons ATGTTTTACTCACAAGATATCCTCCAGAAAAGAGGCGGGAAATTCGGGATCATCTG GATTGCTGCTACTAGAGCCAGAGACCTAACCCGGAGAGACTACAGCACTGTGAATGTGACCAAGACATG TGAACAAATCCTCATCCACTTCCCCGAGAATTCTCATAGCGTCCGTGGTGGCTTCCCTCGTTTCTCCCTATATCTGACTGCTCAGCTGATGTTCGGAATCACCCTGGTGCACGGGAAACATGCTGAGTATCTGTACA GTGATGCAATGACGCTTCAAAGTAAGTTTATTCCTAAGAGACCAGGGCGTCGTATGGTACCTGGAGGTACCAAGGACATCGATATGAGGACACCGGCCAG ACCAACAGAAGCTCTGAGATTGGAGGACCCTCTGGACTTGTACAGTCCAGGGCTGGTGGAACTGGACCCAGAGTTTGGCCGCCTGAATGTTTCAGAGGACATGATAGACCCGGCCTTCCTGCCAGACATA AAAATCATCCATTTTCCGGAGGACCCCCCGACCCCGGAATGGTGGCCAGGGAGGAGCAGGAAGTCACCATCCCCACTCTTTCCAGCTAGTCCTTCAG AACAGGACAAGACCCAAGTGAAGGACAGAAAAGACATCTCCCTACCACCTGAGGACATTGTTCCACCAGAACTGCCGTTTCCG GTGACAGATTTGGATGATGACCTTCTACCTCCAGAAAAGGATGACATACTGTTCTCACCAGGGGAGGAGGGTATTCTGCCCGTGGACTTGCCAACCCACCCTCCACCAGACAGGACCGAGGGGGAGGAGCCTGCGaccaagaagaagaaatctgaggataagaaaagaaaa GAACGTTCTGAGCCTAGAGAACCAGAAAAAGAGAAGGAGTCGCCAGCTGATCATTCCCCTAT TGATAGAGGGGAAGCTCCATCAGTCCCTGAACATTCATCCTCAG AAGATGAGAGAAGAACCCGCACCAGAGag CTGGAGCTGCCTCCTCTCAATCTAGACGATATTCTGAAAACTCCCCCCCGCCGCCCCACCCGGCCTGGGCGGGGTCTTCAgatagatacagacacacagatgtCCCGGGAGGATGTCAGGGACAACCTGGCCCATCCCGAGCACACCCTGGCAAAGCTG GTCCTTGCAAACCCCAGACCTCCACCTCCAACAGCAGAGCAACTCCTCAACCAGCCATGTATAA GGTTACATCACCCAGCCTTGCTTCGCGTGTGGCAGCGTAAGATACCTGCTGCACGGTTCCGTAATCTACAGAAGACAG aTAGCGATACGACAACCTCACCATTGTCTCCTGAG GAAAGGGATCCGGATCCAGAAGTACCTAGAGATGAGACCTTTGAGTCAGAGAGTGGTGGCAAACGTCCCCGGTTGAACGTTTCAGAAGAGTCCTTCCCAG ATGTGAGCCGCACGTCTGATAGTGGTTCTGAACGAAGACCAAGAGAAAGCCTCCCAACTAAAAG TGGGACAACTGAGCCGTCAATCCTATATGACGTACCAGAAGAACCTGGACCAATTGGACCAGCACCAG ACATCCCTGAGCCAGACCAACCACGCTCCCCAGAGGAGCCCGAGGTCAGCCCCCAGCAGGAGGGTCACGCGGAGGGTCACGCTAGCGATACGGCTGACGTCAGCAGCAAGGAGTCTCCTGTCAACGAGCTCTGTCAGCCTGTGGAACCAGGCTTCAGCCCTCGGTCTCCTCCGGTCAAATCCAAACTATCCAGGGACGTGGCAACCAG GACCATTGCAGAAAGATTAGATGAGGATGATTCAACAACATTCGAGACCCTGGCTTCTCCTGAGGAGACTGACAGAGCAACAGCTGCTCGTTTCTTATACTTCTGTCTTG TTTTCCACAAACAGCAGATGGTCCAACTGACTCAGTTGATGCCATATGAAGACATTCTCATTGAGAGGGGGCCAAGATTCACAGCAATGCTGTCAGCAGCAGGCTTGAAGCACTGA
- the LOC118408932 gene encoding ER membrane protein complex subunit 6-like, giving the protein MKMAGMGRRGLKLSQIKPQEAYSDAAIRTNNAILEFCRTSFSGLSGATAGVLGLTALYGFIFYFVASLFMSLLLILKAGSSWGRYFKSRWRIFTSGLMGGLFTYVLSWTFVYGMVHVY; this is encoded by the exons ATGAAGATGGCAGGCATGGGTCGGCGAGGTTTGAAGCTGAGTCAAATCAAGCCTCAGGAGGCTTACAG TGATGCAGCCATAAGGACCAACAATGCAATCCTGGAGTTCTGCAGGACTTCCTTCTCAGGACTGTCCGGAGCCACGGCAGGTGTGCTGGGACTGACGGCCCTCTATGGATTCATCTTCTACTTTGTGGCGTCTCTGTTCATGTCCTTACTGCTGATCCTGAAGGCCGGCAGCAGCTGGGGCAGGTACTTCAAATCCCGCTGGAGGATCTTCACCAGCGGGCTGATGGGAGGACTGTTCACATACGTGTTGTCATGGACATTTGTGTACGGAATGGTTCATGTCTATTGA
- the LOC118408924 gene encoding proteoglycan 4-like isoform X3 gives MDHVPTEALRLEDPLDLYSPGLVELDPEFGRLNVSEDMIDPAFLPDIKIIHFPEDPPTPEWWPGRSRKSPSPLFPASPSEQDKTQVKDRKDISLPPEDIVPPELPFPVTDLDDDLLPPEKDDILFSPGEEGILPVDLPTHPPPDRTEGEEPATKKKKSEDKKRKERSEPREPEKEKESPADHSPIDRGEAPSVPEHSSSEDERRTRTRELELPPLNLDDILKTPPRRPTRPGRGLQIDTDTQMSREDVRDNLAHPEHTLAKLVLANPRPPPPTAEQLLNQPCIRLHHPALLRVWQRKIPAARFRNLQKTDSDTTTSPLSPEERDPDPEVPRDETFESESGGKRPRLNVSEESFPDVSRTSDSGSERRPRESLPTKSGTTEPSILYDVPEEPGPIGPAPDIPEPDQPRSPEEPEVSPQQEGHAEGHASDTADVSSKESPVNELCQPVEPGFSPRSPPVKSKLSRDVATRTIAERLDEDDSTTFETLASPEETDRATAARFLYFCLVFHKQQMVQLTQLMPYEDILIERGPRFTAMLSAAGLKH, from the exons ATGGACCATGT ACCAACAGAAGCTCTGAGATTGGAGGACCCTCTGGACTTGTACAGTCCAGGGCTGGTGGAACTGGACCCAGAGTTTGGCCGCCTGAATGTTTCAGAGGACATGATAGACCCGGCCTTCCTGCCAGACATA AAAATCATCCATTTTCCGGAGGACCCCCCGACCCCGGAATGGTGGCCAGGGAGGAGCAGGAAGTCACCATCCCCACTCTTTCCAGCTAGTCCTTCAG AACAGGACAAGACCCAAGTGAAGGACAGAAAAGACATCTCCCTACCACCTGAGGACATTGTTCCACCAGAACTGCCGTTTCCG GTGACAGATTTGGATGATGACCTTCTACCTCCAGAAAAGGATGACATACTGTTCTCACCAGGGGAGGAGGGTATTCTGCCCGTGGACTTGCCAACCCACCCTCCACCAGACAGGACCGAGGGGGAGGAGCCTGCGaccaagaagaagaaatctgaggataagaaaagaaaa GAACGTTCTGAGCCTAGAGAACCAGAAAAAGAGAAGGAGTCGCCAGCTGATCATTCCCCTAT TGATAGAGGGGAAGCTCCATCAGTCCCTGAACATTCATCCTCAG AAGATGAGAGAAGAACCCGCACCAGAGag CTGGAGCTGCCTCCTCTCAATCTAGACGATATTCTGAAAACTCCCCCCCGCCGCCCCACCCGGCCTGGGCGGGGTCTTCAgatagatacagacacacagatgtCCCGGGAGGATGTCAGGGACAACCTGGCCCATCCCGAGCACACCCTGGCAAAGCTG GTCCTTGCAAACCCCAGACCTCCACCTCCAACAGCAGAGCAACTCCTCAACCAGCCATGTATAA GGTTACATCACCCAGCCTTGCTTCGCGTGTGGCAGCGTAAGATACCTGCTGCACGGTTCCGTAATCTACAGAAGACAG aTAGCGATACGACAACCTCACCATTGTCTCCTGAG GAAAGGGATCCGGATCCAGAAGTACCTAGAGATGAGACCTTTGAGTCAGAGAGTGGTGGCAAACGTCCCCGGTTGAACGTTTCAGAAGAGTCCTTCCCAG ATGTGAGCCGCACGTCTGATAGTGGTTCTGAACGAAGACCAAGAGAAAGCCTCCCAACTAAAAG TGGGACAACTGAGCCGTCAATCCTATATGACGTACCAGAAGAACCTGGACCAATTGGACCAGCACCAG ACATCCCTGAGCCAGACCAACCACGCTCCCCAGAGGAGCCCGAGGTCAGCCCCCAGCAGGAGGGTCACGCGGAGGGTCACGCTAGCGATACGGCTGACGTCAGCAGCAAGGAGTCTCCTGTCAACGAGCTCTGTCAGCCTGTGGAACCAGGCTTCAGCCCTCGGTCTCCTCCGGTCAAATCCAAACTATCCAGGGACGTGGCAACCAG GACCATTGCAGAAAGATTAGATGAGGATGATTCAACAACATTCGAGACCCTGGCTTCTCCTGAGGAGACTGACAGAGCAACAGCTGCTCGTTTCTTATACTTCTGTCTTG TTTTCCACAAACAGCAGATGGTCCAACTGACTCAGTTGATGCCATATGAAGACATTCTCATTGAGAGGGGGCCAAGATTCACAGCAATGCTGTCAGCAGCAGGCTTGAAGCACTGA